In Papaver somniferum cultivar HN1 chromosome 1, ASM357369v1, whole genome shotgun sequence, a genomic segment contains:
- the LOC113294239 gene encoding U1 small nuclear ribonucleoprotein 70 kDa-like → MGEYRNPNSSAQPRLNPQVRANVLQSKLIGQSHPTGLTSNLLKLFEPRPPLEYKPPHEKRKSLPYSGMSEFVSKFAEPGDPEYAPPVKKAETAAERRSRVHKRRLEEGAKKAAEELEKYDPNSDPNISGDPYKTLFVARLNYETTEHRIKREFEAYGPIKRVRTITDRETNKPRGYAFIEYMHTRDMKSAYKQADGRKVDNKRVLVDVERGRTVPNWRPRRLGGGLGSTRVGGEADNQKYSGREPQQVAPGGRGTSRSEEPRSREDRHDRDREKSRDREKSRDREKSRERGRERERERSRERSYDRLRDRDSREEKHHRDRNRDKVKEKDRGRDRDRTRDRDRERGRDYDRDNKDRDLEHVRDRGRERPRERERDYDYEENDDQDRGRSRDRNRRAESEGDRERLGDPDEHKDPGQENGQYDLNERGHREEDGSRNYNWDYDN, encoded by the exons ATGGGGGAGTATCGCAACCCTAATTCATCTGCTCAACCTCGTCTAAATCCACAAGTTCGCGCCAATGTTCTTCAATCGAAATTG ATTGGACAAAGTCACCCAACTGGTCTTACTTCAAATCTTTTGAAGCTTTTCGAACCACGACCTCCATTGGAATATAAACCTCCTCATGAGAAAAGGAAATCCTTACCCTATTCAG GTATGTCAGAATTTGTGTCTAAGTTCGCTGAGCCTGGTGATCCTGAATACGCTCCACCAGTCAAGAAAGCTGAAACTGCC GCTGAAAGAAGGTCAAGAGTTCACAAGCGGCGTTTGGAAGAGGGCGCAAAGAAGGCTGCAGAGGAGCTTGAGAAAT ATGACCCAAATAGCGATCCTAATATATCCGGGGACCCTTACAAGACTTTATTTGTCGCCAGGCTT AATTATGAGACAACTGAGCACAGAATCAAGAGAGAGTTTGAAGCTTATGGGCCGATTAAACGG GTCCGCACAATTACAGACAGGGAGACGAACAAGCCAAGAGGCTACGCCTTTATTGAATACATGCATACAAGGGATATGAAGT CTGCATACAAGCAAGCTGATGGCAGGAAGGTGGATAACAAAAGAGTGCTTGTGGATGTTGAACGTGGGAGAACTGTTCCAAATTGGCGACCTCGGAGGCTGGGTGGTGGACTTGGATCTACAAGGGTTGGAGGCGAAGCAGATAATCAGAAATACTCTGGCAG AGAGCCTCAGCAGGTAGCTCCAGGAGGAAGAGGAACATCACGATCTGAGGAGCCAAGGTCAAGAGAAGATCGTCATGACCG GGACAGGGAGAAGTCGCGGGACAGGGAGAAGTCACGTGACAGGGAGAAGTCACGAGAAAGGGGAAGAGAGAGAGAGCGTGAGCGGTCTCGTGAACGCTCTTATGATAGGCTTCGTGATCGTGATTCAAGAGAGGAAAAACATCACCGAGATCGTAATAGAGACAAAGTTAAGGAGAAGGACCGTGGTCGTGATAGGGATAGAACTCGTGATCGTGATAGAGAAAGAGGTCGTGACTATGATAGAGATAACAAAGATAGAGACTTAGAACATGTGCGTGATCGTGGTCGTGAACGCCCTCGAGAAAGAGAGAGGGACTATGATTATGAAGAGAATGATGACCAGGATCGCGGACGTTCCCGTGATAGGAATCGCCGTGCTGAATCTGAGGGTGACCGTGAACGGCTTGGGGATCCTGATGAGCACAAGGATCCTGGTCAGGAAAATGGGCAGTATGATCTCAATGAGCGTGGTCATAGAGAGGAGGACGGCAGCCGAAATTACAATTGGGATTATGACAACTAA
- the LOC113294246 gene encoding sulfite exporter TauE/SafE family protein 3-like produces MGSRHRIGVWVICWCLVIVSQVSLSSSERLFKLPGLDNYKQAVPSYELHHDEIGGRIVDDNGFMELQRKNSSYTPVWPKMEFGWRSVVGTIIGFFGAALGSIGGVGGGGFFVPMLTLFIGFDPKSSIAISKCMIMGAAGSTVYYNLKRRHPTLDLPIIDYDLAMLFQPMLMLGISIGVAFNVMFADWMVTVLLIILFVATSTKAFLKGIETWKKETIMKKEAARMLESDSRSTDDAEQEEYRPIPSGPPALVVEKVPLVENVHWREFTVLLFVWVAFLAVQIVKMYSKTCSTEYWILNLLQVPIAVSVSLYEAVCLYRGTRVIASIGKEVTDWKVHQLLLYCICGIIAGIVGGLLGLGGGFILGPLFLELGVPPQVASATSTFAMVFSSSMSVVQYYLLKRFPIPYASYFFLVATLAAFTGQHVVRKLVKLLGRASLIIFILALTIFVSAISLGGVGIASIINKLEHHEHMGFDTLC; encoded by the exons ATGGGTAGCAGACACAGAATTGGAGTATGGGTAATCTGTTGGTGTCTTGTAATAGTGAGTCAAGTTAGTTTGAGTAGTTCAGAGAGGCTATTCAAGCTTCCTGGACTTGATAACTATAAGCAAGCGGTACCAAGTTATGAGCTTCATCATGATGAGATAGGAGGAAGGATTGTGGATGACAATGGGTTCATGGAGTTGCAGAGAAAGAATTCTTCTTATACACCTGTCTGGCCT AAGATGGAGTTTGGGTGGAGATCAGTGGTAGGAACCATAATTGGGTTTTTCGGGGCAGCATTGGGAAGCATTGGAGGTGTCGGTGGTGGTGGTTTCTTTGTCCCTATGCTCACTTTGTTCATTGGATTCGACCCCAAATCCTCAATTGCCATTTCTAAAT GTATGATCATGGGAGCTGCTGGATCAACTGTTTACTACAATCTGAAGCGTCGGCATCCAACATTGGACTTACCTATCATAGACTATGACCTCGCAATGCTTTTCCAGCCCATGCTCATGTTAGGAATTAGTATCGGAGTAGCCTTCAATGTCATGTTTGCAGATTGGATGGTCACGGTTCTGCTCATCATCCTCTTTGTTG CTACATCAACTAAGGCATTTCTGAAAGGTATTGAAACATGGAAGAAAGAAACAATAATGAAAAAG GAAGCAGCCAGAATGTTGGAGTCAGATTCAAGGTCAACAG ATGATGCTGAACAAGAGGAATACAGACCTATTCCAAGTGGTCCACCTGCTTTGGTGGTTGAGAAG GTACCCCTAGTGGAAAATGTCCACTGGAGAGAGTTTACGGTGCTTCTCTTTGTGTGGGTGGCTTTTCTTGCCGTGCAGATTGTTAAG ATGTACTCTAAAACTTGCTCCACAGAGTACTGGATTCTGAATTTGTTACAG GTACCAATTGCTGTGTCCGTATCACTCTATGAAGCTGTCTGCTTATACAGAGGGACTAGGGTGATTGCATCTATAGGGAAAGAAGTAACAGACTGGAAAGTGCATCAACTTCTATTATACTGTATCTGCGGTATAATAGCCGGTATAGTTGGTGGATTGCTAGGGCTTGGAGGTGGCTTCATCCTGGGACCACTTTTTCTTGAATTAGGAGTTCCACCACAG GTTGCAAGTGCAACATCAACCTTTGCGATGGTATTCTCCTCCTCAATGTCAGTTGTACAGTATTACCTTCTGAAACGGTTTCCTATTCCATATG CTTCTTATTTCTTTTTGGTTGCCACTCTTGCCGCATTTACTGGACAACACGTTGTAAGGAAGTTAGTAAAGTTGCTAGGCCGGGCATCTTTGATCATATTCATCTTAGCTCTCACTATCTTTGTGAGCGCAATAAGTTTAG GTGGAGTGGGGATAGCAAGTATAATTAACAAGCTGGAGCACCATGAGCATATGGGCTTCGACACTCTATGTTAG
- the LOC113294252 gene encoding transcription termination factor MTEF1, chloroplastic-like has protein sequence MVVHSLCIPRFPTVSCSISPNLNPKHFQSTPNPQLQLKFHTTYRENIRYLKTLGIISNKNSNANKFFSAETLDRILSIVNFLSSKGFTDFQIQRLSFLCPKIFFSDIDTTDIEPVLDFLTKDLSATQDEACGLVVKCPDILFSDVRFCLRPTLLFLREIGLDKLNSPTSLNAHLLNTRVGKLTAKIRFLESLGFSCEESSRICARLPAIFGYSVDNNLMPKIEYLVREMDRSIDELEAFPQYLAFSLEKRIVPRHLHLKERNVIIPLHKMLLWSDQKFYAKWK, from the coding sequence ATGGTAGTCCACTCACTCTGTATCCCAAGATTTCCAACTGTTAGCTGCTCCATCTCTCCAAATCTTAACCCCAAACACTTCCAGTCTACACCAAATCCTCAACTTCAACTCAAATTCCATACAACTTACAGAGAAAATATCAGATACCTCAAAACACTAGGAATCATATCAAATAAAAACAGCAACGCAAACAAATTCTTCTCTGCTGAAACACTAGACAGAATTCTATCCATTGTGAATTTTCTCAGTTCCAAGGGATTTACTGATTTTCAGATTCAGAGACTTTCATTTCTGTGTCCGAAAATTTTCTTCTCTGATATAGACACAACCGATATCGAACCGGTGTTGGATTTCTTAACTAAAGATCTTTCTGCTACTCAAGATGAagcttgtggcttggttgtcaAGTGCCCGGATATTCTTTTCTCTGATGTTCGGTTCTGTCTAAGACCAACACTTCTTTTTCTTAGGGAAATTGGATTAGATAAATTGAACTCACCTACTTCTTTGAATGCGCATTTACTCAATACTCGAGTTGGGAAGCTCACTGCAAAGATAAGGTTCTTGGAAAGTCTGGGGTTTTCTTGCGAAGAATCGAGTAGAATTTGTGCTCGATTGCCGGCCATATTTGGTTACAGTGTAGACAATAATCTGATGCCAAAGATTGAGTATTTGGTCAGGGAGATGGATAGGAGTATCGACGAATTGGAAGCGTTTCCGCAATATCTAGCATTCAGTTTAGAGAAAAGGATTGTTCCACGGCATTTGCATTTGAAAGAGAGGAATGTTATAATACCATTGCACAAAATGTTGCTGTGGAGTGATCAAAAGTTTTATGCGAAATGGAAATGA